From one Anopheles cruzii chromosome 3, idAnoCruzAS_RS32_06, whole genome shotgun sequence genomic stretch:
- the LOC128275570 gene encoding serine/threonine-protein phosphatase 4 regulatory subunit 2, with translation MRMENQEEILLLLERFTKAKQKDIPRELEDYLTFVARTGDTVYRWVLVKPLFREKLVNVITDFHDNTPSIADLPPCPNVDPFNYERMKRALLDRLDSFNSAPFTVQRICELLTEPRKQYTRIDKFMRAVEKNILVVSTQEPGRRRSDSENDSLDSIVNGDMEVNVDIEMDNEQFHLEADALLPDSSDPVGVLHADPPTADSPAPAERADSELNGRGSFMNDKHPFERSGEGPGGTSTTTVDHSPAPGTTAVVDTNENATDGDIAKPLLESARADAGSPTIEKEPTEQSDDAGNQPHESKHAASPVAAADESSDLAPNKPTENSAPETGTPATTATTPSTTTKNTSPEPTTANVEEPIETSQTPPTEPTAVAAETVDSKTQSQQPLTGKLHAAAESDKVEEQQADDGEPLAKMVKYDVGGAGDATELVNSNTTSSDSTDSTGGSGGDTRSSESSSPSSSSSPSVEERLATAEAAPPSAVVEEVKPTVVKESHNDQQRAAVEEVIPKAIAATEVSSVDVAPVPVPAAIEEGQQAAALEDAQHSKSDEVIGESVEATEKPEPTSVTVQTPADQPLMESSATPAETVAAALPLVAEQEMELAVSASIASTVVVAPESVMEEDMPGAADEELLEEGTKADDNVMDIDESSVEPMDQ, from the exons ATGAGGATGGAAAATCAGGAAGAAATACTGCTCCTGCTGGAACGTTTTACAAAAGCCAAGCAAAAGGACATCCCGCGCGAGCTAGAGGACTACTTAACTTTCGTGGCCCGGACGGGCGATACGGTGTACCGCTGGGTGTTGGTGAAGCCGCTGTTCCGAGAAAAATTGGTCAATGTCATTACGGATTTCCATGACAACACGCCGAGCATCGCAG ATCTTCCACCGTGTCCCAACGTCGATCCGTTCAACTACGAGCGAATGAAGCGTGCGCTTCTGGATCGACTGGATTCGTTCAACTCGGCTCCGTTCACGGTGCAACGGATCTGTGAACTGCTGACCGAACCGCGCAAACAGTACACGCGCATCGATAAGTTTATGCGCGCCGTGGAGAAGAATATTTTGG TCGTTAGCACGCAGGAACCGGGACGACGGAGAAGCGACAGCGAGAATGATTCGCTGGACTCGATCGTGAACGGTGACATGGAGGTGAACGTGGACATCGAGATGGACAACGAACAGTTTCACCTGGAGGCGGATGCGCTGCTACCGGACTCGAGCGATCCGGTCGGGGTTCTGCATGCCGACCCGCCGACCGCCGATTCCCCAGCCCCAGCCGAGCGCGCTGATAGTGAACTGAACGGCCGCGGTTCGTTTATGAACGATAAACACCCGTTCGAACGTTCGGGCGAAGGGCCGGGCGGCACCAGCACAACAACGGTGGACCATTCGCCGGCACCaggcaccaccgccgtcgtcgataCGAACGAGAATGCTACCGATGGCGATATCGCGAAACCGTTGCTAGAATCTGCTCGGGCGGACGCAGGATCACCGACGATCGAAAAGGAACCGACGGAGCAGTCGGATGATGCTGGGAACCAACCGCACGAATCGAAGCACGCTGCGAGCcctgttgccgccgccgacgaaagTTCTGATTTAGCACCAAATAAACCAACCGAGAACAGTGCGCCAGAGACCGGAACACCGGCGACGACCGCAACGAccccgtcgacgacgacgaagaataCATCGCCGGAGCCTACTACGGCGAATGTGGAGGAACCAATTGAAACATCACAGACACCGCCGACTGAGCCAACCGCAGTCGCAGCAGAAACGGTCGATAGCAAAACACAATCTCAGCAACCTTTGACTGGAAAACTGCACGCGGCGGCCGAAAGCGACAAAGTCGAAGAGCAGCAGGCCGACGATGGAGAACCGCTGGCTAAGATGGTGAAGTACGAcgtcggtggtgccggggaCGCGACGGAGTTAGTGAACAGCAACACTACTTCGTCGGACTCGACTGATTCgaccggtggcagtggcgggGATACCAGATCGTCAGAGTCATCTTCCccgtcttcgtcttcttcgccGTCGGTCGAAGAACGGCTGGCCACTGCCGAAGCAGCACCGCCGTCGGCGGTGGTTGAAGAAGTAAAACCGACGGTGGTGAAAGAATCACACAATGACCAACAGCGGGCAGCGGTCGAAGAAGTTATCCCCAAAGCGATCGCAGCTACCGAGGTATCATCCGTCGACGtggctccggtgccggtgcctgcTGCGATCGAAGAAgggcagcaggcggcggcacTTGAAGACGCACAACATTCCAAATCGGACGAAGTGATCGGTGAATCGGTGGAAGCAACCgagaaaccggaaccgacgaGCGTCACCGTGCAGACCCCAGCAGACCAGCCGTTGATGGAATCGTCGGCCACACCAGCCGAaaccgttgctgctgcgttgccGTTGGTCGCGGAACAGGAGATGGAGCTCGCCGTATCTGCCAGTATCGCCTCGACTGTCGTTGTGGCACCCGAGAGTGTAATGGAGGAGGACATGCCGGGAGCCGCGGATGAGGAGCTACTGGAAGAAGGCACAAAGGCGGATGATAATGTGATGGACATCGATGAGTCGAGCGTGGAACCGATGGATCAGTAA
- the LOC128275574 gene encoding glutaredoxin-related protein 5, mitochondrial, with the protein MNVLGRNIAQNLLRYNRCGLIQSVAGRNFSASALDAKEVEKLVKNNKVVVFMKGNPDAPRCGFSNAVVQVLRMHSVNYDSHDVLQSEELRQGIKDFSSWPTIPQVFINGEFVGGCDILLQMHQNGELIEELKKAGIESALVKEAEK; encoded by the exons ATGAATGTTCTCGGCAGAAATATTGCCCAAAATCTTCTAAGATACAACAGATGCGGCCTAATACAGTCGGTCGCCGGCCGAAACTTTAGTGCGAGTGCGCTCGATGCCAAGGAAGTGGAAAAGCTGGTGAAAAACAATAAGGTTGTGGTGTTCATGAAAGGAAACCCGGACGCTCCGCGATGTGGTTTTAGCAACGCGGTTGTACAAGTCCTTCGTATGCATTCGGTTAATTACGACAGTCACGATGTCCTGCAGAGTGAAGAACTGCGGCAAG GCATAAAGGACTTTTCGAGCTGGCCCACAATACCGCAAGTTTTCATCAACGGAGAGTTTGTCGGAGGATGTGACATTTTGCTACAGATGCACCAAAACGGGGAGCTAATCGAAGAGCTGAAAAAGGCCGGCATTGAGAGTGCGTTGGTCAAAGAGGCGGAAAAGTAG
- the LOC128275573 gene encoding probable methylmalonate-semialdehyde dehydrogenase [acylating], mitochondrial has protein sequence MALLRLVANECRNVLHRGYSTATGPTTKMFIDGKFVESKTNDWIDLHDPATNELVTRVPKCTQDEMLAAVESSKKAFKTWRQTSILTRQQVMFKLQHIIRNNMSEIAKNITKEQGKTLVDAEGDVLRGLQVVEHCCSITSLQMGETVSNIAKDMDTYSYTLPLGVTAGIAPFNFPAMIPLWMFPVAITCGNTSIIKPSERVPGATMLLMEMLNEAGCPPGVVNVIHGAHDAVNFVCDNPDIRAVSFVGSDQAGRYIYERAGRNGKRVQCNMGAKNHGVVMADANKENTLNQLAGAAFGAAGQRCMALSTAVFVGEATNWIDDLAERARKLKVNAGHLPGTDLGPVISPQSKQRIHELVESGVKEGAKLVLDGRNIKVDKYASGNFVGPTIISDVKPSMQCYKEEIFGPVLVCLTVDTIDEAIELINNNPYGNGTAIFTTNGATARKFVNDIDVGQVGVNVPIPVPLPMFSFTGSRGSFLGDCHFYGKQGVKFYTQTKTVTQLWREGDVSHTKAAVAMPTMK, from the exons ATGGCTCTACTACGACTTGTTGCCAACGAG TGCCGCAATGTACTCCATCGGGGCTACAGTACGGCCACGGGGCCAACGACGAAAATGTTCATCGATGGCAAGTTTGTTGAGTCGAAGACGAACGATTGGATTGATCTGCACGATCCGGCCACAAATGAGCTCGTCACGCGTGTCCCGAAATGTACTCAGGATGAGATGCTCGCCGCCGTCGAATCATCCAAAAAGGCGTTCAAG ACCTGGCGCCAGACGTCTATCCTGACCCGGCAGCAAGTGATGTTCAAACTTCAGCACATCATCCGCAACAACATGTCGGAAATTGCGAAAAACATTACGAAGGAACAGGGCAAAACGCTGGTTGACGCCGAGGGTGATGTTCTGCGGGGCTTGC AGGTTGTGGAGCACTGCTGCAGTATCACGTCGCTGCAGATGGGTGAGACCGTTTCGAACATTGCGAAGGACATGGACACGTACTCTTACACCCTGCCCCTCGGAGTGACGGCCGGTATTGCGCCGTTCAATTTCCCCGCCATGATTCCGCTGTGGATGTTCCCGGTCGCCATTACGTGCGGCAACACGAGTATCATCAAGCCCTCGGAACGAGTGCCCGGAGccacgatgctgctgatggagaTGCTCAACGAAGCCGGCTGCCCACCGGGGGTGGTGAACGTGATCCACGGAGCGCACGACGCGGTAAACTTTGTCTGCGACAACCCCGACATTCGGGCGGTGTCCTTCGTCGGTTCGGATCAAGCCGGCCGGTACATCTACGAGCGTGCCGGGCGCAACGGTAAGCGCGTCCAGTGTAATATGGGCGCCAAGAACCACGGTGTCGTAATGGCCGACGCCAACAAAGAGAACACACTGAACCAGCTGGCTGGAGCGGCCTTCGGTGCGGCGGGCCAACGTTGCATGGCACTTTCGACGGCGGTGTTCGTCGGTGAAGCGACCAATTGGATTGACGATCTGGCGGAGCGAGCGCGCAAGCTAAAGGTTAACGCGGGTCATTTGCCCGGAACCGACCTGGGACCGGTCATCTCGCCCCAGTCGAAACAGCGCATTCACGAGCTGGTGGAATCGGGCGTCAAAGAGGGCGCGAAGCTGGTGCTCGACGGGCGCAACATTAAGGTGGACAAGTACGCGAGCGGAAACTTTGTCGGACCGACCATCATCAGTGACGTAAAACCGAGCATGCAGTGCTACAAGGAAGAAATCTTCGGCCCGGTGCTAGTGTGTCTGACGGTCGACACGATTGACGAGGCGATTGAGCTGATCAACAACAATCCGTACGGTAACGGTACGGCCATCTTCACCACCAACGGAGCGACCGCCCGCAAGTTCGTGAACGATATCGATGTTGGTCAGGTTGGCGTGAACGTTCCGATTCCAGTGCCACTGCCCATGTTTTCGTTCACCGGCAGCCGGGGCAGCTTTTTGGGCGACTGCCACTTCTACGGCAAGCAGGGCGTCAAGTTCTACACGCAAACGAAAACCGTTACGCAGCTGTGGCGTGAAGGCGACGTCAGCCACACGAAAGCGGCTGTTGCCATGCCAACGATGAAGTAA